The following proteins are co-located in the Papaver somniferum cultivar HN1 unplaced genomic scaffold, ASM357369v1 unplaced-scaffold_128, whole genome shotgun sequence genome:
- the LOC113331890 gene encoding lisH domain-containing protein C1711.05-like codes for MSASSGRSYSSGSDKDPKAPIAKPRPKVIRDEGANPSVPSNEQRVTFSELMKRKAEDDEKYARQRTKDRIRRKIQRVEEKRQFLDGVPSDSDSYADASEEETSWGLPDHCAKKFESPMNIAAEAEEDSDDDFYAHPDVTNSHDSDSEEEDSEKDSDENSEKYSDDESDNSDGSD; via the coding sequence ATGTCGGCTTCCAGCGGTCGTAGTTATTCCTCCGGTTCTGACAAAGATCCCAAAGCTCCCATAGCTAAGCCGAGACCCAAGGTAATTCGCGATGAGGGAGCAAATCCCAGCGTACCCTCGAATGAGCAGAGAGTTACTTTTTCCGAACTCATGAAAAGAAAAGCCGAAGACGATGAGAAATATGCTCGTCAACGCacaaaggatcgaatccggcgcaaaaTACAGAGAGTTGAGGAAAAACGCCAATTCTTGGACGGGGTACCCTCTGATTCTGATTCTTATGCTGATGCTTCCGAAGAAGAAACCTCCTGGGGTTTGCCTGATCACTGTGCCAAAAAATTCGAAAGTCCCATGAACATTGCAGCTGAAGCGGAAgaagattcagatgatgatttttatgctcaTCCAGACGTCACCAATAGTCATGACAGTGATTCCGAAGAAGAGGATTCTGAGAAGGATAGTGATGAAAACTCTGAGAAATACAGTGATGACGAATCTGACAACTCAGATGGATCTGACTAG